In Erigeron canadensis isolate Cc75 chromosome 6, C_canadensis_v1, whole genome shotgun sequence, the following are encoded in one genomic region:
- the LOC122606263 gene encoding uncharacterized protein LOC122606263 produces MSGYSLGDRYTHPSQSTCHASSVNRSKKYHTLQKQNLTTNELAPKCSNGRDRVTNVGNFQAKTVKKQGDGITKKTKSITAGTGVFLPLYCSKIHYTTGDDLNNNGGRKEEDNQQQRDYDEEIPIEKLLPSEWTY; encoded by the exons ATGTCTGGTTACTCTCTTGGTGATCGTTACACACATCCCTCACAATCCACTTGTCATGCCTCCTCTGTTAACAGATCCAAAAAATATCATACCctacaaaaacaaaatcttacaaCTAATGAG TTAGCTCCCAAGTGTTCAAATGGTCGTGACCGCGTAACTAATGTAGGTAATTTTCAGGCCAAGACCGTCAAGAAACAAGGTGATGGTATAACAAAAAAGACCAAAAGTATAACAGCAGGGACCGGTGTGTTTTTACCCTTGTATTGTTCGAAGATCCATTATACTACTGGTGATGATCTTAACAACAATGGAG GTAGGAAGGAAGAAGATAACCAACAACAGAGGGATTATGATGAAGAGATTCCTATAGAAAAGCTTTTACCTTCAGAATGGACCTATTAA